The nucleotide sequence CCCAATATATTGAGATAGATTAGCTTCAAAATTTTTAACTTCAGTACCCAAAAGATACCACCCGGAGCGGAATACTTCTATTAACTTATGCTCAATTTCTTCTTGGTGAAGTAAGTTTACTTTTTGTAGATCTAAGAATTTAATCATTTGTGTATGATATTTTTCCGTTATTTATTGTTCCTTTTTGTTTTGCAGGGTTTCCAAACCAAACCGTATCACTTGGGATGTCTTTCGTCACAACACTTCCGGCACCTACAAGAGCATTTTCACCAATGGTTATTCCTGCCAATATTGTAGCGTTAGCGCCAATGGAAGCCCCTTTTTTAACCGTTGTTTTCAGAAGTTCAAACTCCGTATTTTTGGATTTAGGGTAAAGGTCGTTTGTAAAAGTAACATTAGGTCCAATAAAAACATTGTCTTCTATTGTGACGCCATCCCAAACCTGAACGCCGGGCTTTATAGTAACATTATCTCCAATGACGACATCATTTTCTATAAGAACCTGACAATTGATATTACAGTTTTTTCCAATTTTTGCATTTTTTAGAATTACGCAAAATTGCCAAATCATCGTATCTTCTCCAATTGATTCAGACTGAACATCTGCTAAAGGGTGGATCTTAATCATAATTCAATATAATAATTAGCAATAAGAATAATGTTAGCTATTACCAAGCCTTAAAATCTTCATAGTTCCTGAAATAATCTGTCTCACTATATTCTTCAGAAGCTAAGCATAATAGTACAGCATTGTGAGAAAACTTGATATCTCTCCAAATCAGCTTTGGTATATAAAGTCCCTTGGATGGCTCATCCAAGATAAAAGTTGCTTTTTTTCCTTCTTTGTCTTCTGTCGTAAATTCTATTGTTCCTGAAACAGCAAAAATGATCTGTTGTAGTTCTTTATGAGCATGTCCACCTCTCGTCACGTCTTGTGGAGTATAATAGGTCCAGTAGACACGCTTAACTTCGAATGGCATATTTTGCGGATACTCTGCTACGGTTATGAAGCCAAGTTGTGAGGATCCGATTTTATCGAATTTAATGATATGAGGTTCTTTTAACATTTCAAGATATTTTATAATCAAAATTGGGTCTTATAACACCAGGTAAAACTTTCATATTTTTACCAATTTTTATATTTTCTACCTCGAAACCGACAATCTCATTCGCTATAAATAAAGCAGTTCTTTGGTTTTCCCCAAAAATAAGTTTGAAATAATAATTTCCTGCGTTTAAAAGATTCTGAGGTAATTCGAACTCTACAGTATATTCTTTTCTTTTCGAATCATTATTAGTAGAAATCAATGCGCCTGTATGGAACACCACATTTTCTTCATAGGTTCTTAATTCAAATGTTGCATCAAGATTGATGTTTTCTTTATAATTAAAAAAACGAAGTTTGACACGAGCGCCAGATTCTATATCTAAAAATTTTCCACTTGCTGGTACAACTGTGAATTCTAGGATTTTAATATTTTCATTACCAATGGCTTCCTCTGGGTTACCATTGTCAATATAAGAGCTTCTTTTTTCGTTGTTTTTCTGATATTCTGCAACTGTATTAGACACACTTCCTGTATATAATAATTGTCCCTGATTTAATAAAATACCATTATTGCATAATTCTTTAACAGCTGT is from Epilithonimonas vandammei and encodes:
- a CDS encoding acyltransferase, producing the protein MIKIHPLADVQSESIGEDTMIWQFCVILKNAKIGKNCNINCQVLIENDVVIGDNVTIKPGVQVWDGVTIEDNVFIGPNVTFTNDLYPKSKNTEFELLKTTVKKGASIGANATILAGITIGENALVGAGSVVTKDIPSDTVWFGNPAKQKGTINNGKISYTND
- a CDS encoding sugar 3,4-ketoisomerase; protein product: MLKEPHIIKFDKIGSSQLGFITVAEYPQNMPFEVKRVYWTYYTPQDVTRGGHAHKELQQIIFAVSGTIEFTTEDKEGKKATFILDEPSKGLYIPKLIWRDIKFSHNAVLLCLASEEYSETDYFRNYEDFKAW